From Magnetospirillum sp. 15-1, one genomic window encodes:
- a CDS encoding glycosyltransferase: MIRLLQAMAGAPHGGAEAFFERLAPALARAGVTQRLLIRDNPKRAALLRGQGLEVVEAPFGGALDLVTHWRFRREVKDFQPDIVLTWMNRASRFVPKGPHVTVGRLGGYYDLKYYRQCDHLIGNTPDIRDWIIAQGRPAGQVHYVPNFVADTLGTASVSRASFDTPPGAPLIVAMGRLHPNKAFDVLLKAVEPLHDCYLWIAGEGPQRAELEALAAHLSVKPRVRFLGWRDDVAALYATGDLFVCPSRHEPLGNVVIEAWAAARPVIACASQGPKQLITDGSDGLLVPVNDEQALSAAIRRLLTEPDTARALADAGRAAYERQFTEAAVVARYLEFFDKVKR, encoded by the coding sequence ATGATCCGGCTGCTGCAGGCCATGGCCGGCGCCCCCCATGGCGGCGCCGAGGCGTTCTTCGAGCGCCTGGCTCCCGCCCTGGCCCGCGCCGGAGTCACCCAGCGCCTGCTGATCCGCGACAATCCCAAGCGTGCCGCCCTGCTGCGCGGCCAGGGCTTGGAGGTGGTCGAGGCGCCGTTCGGCGGCGCGCTGGACCTCGTCACCCACTGGCGCTTTCGCCGCGAGGTCAAGGACTTCCAACCCGACATCGTGCTGACCTGGATGAACCGGGCATCCCGCTTCGTCCCCAAGGGCCCCCATGTGACGGTGGGCCGCCTGGGCGGCTATTACGATCTCAAATACTACCGCCAGTGCGACCACCTGATCGGCAACACCCCGGACATCCGCGACTGGATCATCGCCCAGGGCCGCCCGGCCGGGCAGGTCCACTACGTCCCCAATTTCGTCGCCGACACCCTGGGCACCGCGTCGGTATCGCGCGCCTCGTTTGACACCCCGCCCGGCGCCCCGCTGATCGTCGCCATGGGCCGGCTGCATCCCAACAAGGCCTTCGACGTGCTGCTCAAGGCGGTGGAGCCCCTTCACGACTGCTATCTGTGGATCGCCGGCGAAGGCCCCCAGCGCGCCGAGCTGGAAGCCCTGGCCGCCCATCTGTCGGTCAAGCCCCGCGTGCGCTTCCTGGGCTGGCGCGACGACGTGGCGGCGCTGTATGCCACCGGCGACCTGTTCGTCTGCCCCTCGCGCCACGAACCCCTGGGCAATGTGGTGATCGAGGCCTGGGCCGCCGCCCGCCCGGTGATCGCCTGCGCCTCCCAGGGGCCGAAACAACTGATCACCGACGGAAGCGACGGCCTGCTGGTACCGGTCAACGACGAGCAGGCCCTTTCCGCCGCCATCCGCCGCCTGCTGACCGAACCCGATACCGCCCGCGCCCTGGCCGATGCGGGCCGCGCCGCCTACGAGCGCCAGTTCACGGAAGCCGCCGTGGTGGCGCGCTACCTGGAGTTCTTCGACAAGGTGAAACGCTGA